From the Desulfuromonadaceae bacterium genome, the window GCTCTGCAAACCGAGGCCTTTGCTCTCCTTGCCGATGAGGAACGAAATGCCGGGCTGTCGGCGCAACAGCGGTGCGCCGTCATTGAGTTGATCGCCCGGAGCGCCGGAGCCTTCGGCATGGTTGCCGGACAGATAGCGGATATGGAGGCGGAAGGTCACCATCAGGTTGATCTGCCGTCCCTCGAATTTATTCATACCCATAAAACCGGCAAACTGATTGTTGCGGCGTTACAGGCCGGAGCGCTGGCCGGCGGCGCGACCGCTGCACAGCTGACGGCCCTGACCCGTTACGGCGAAGCCGCTGGTCTGGCTTTTCAGGTTGCCGATGATGTCCTCGACGTGATTGGCGACCAGGCAGAAATCGGCAAGGATGTCGGCAGTGATATCGCACGCGGCAAGGCCACCTACGTTGCCTTGCTTGGTTTGAGCGAGGCCCGGCGGCGGGCAGATGAGCTGTGTCAACTGGCCATCGCCGCATTGCAGTCATTCGGCACGGAAGCCGAGCCGTTGCGAAAAATCGCAACGTACATGGTCGATAGAACTTCCTGAATGGACACAAAATAATAATGGAATATCTACATACATTAACGAACCCCGCCCAACTGAAAGAACTCAAGGTTCCAGAACTCAAGATTCTGGCGCATGAAATACGGGACGAGATCATCACCACCGTCGCCATTAATGGCGGTCATCTGGCAAGTTCCCTCGGGGTGGTCGAGTTGACTATCGCCCTGCACCGGGTTTTCGATTCCCCCTACGACAAGATTATCTGGGATGTTGGTCATCAGGCCTATGCCCATAAATTGCTCACCGGGCGACGTGAGCGTTTCCACACCTTGCGGCAGTTGGGCGGAATCAGCGGTTTTCCGAAGCGGGCCGAAAGTGTGCACGATGTTTTTGGTGTCGGTCATTCCAGCACCTCGATCTCCGCCGCACTGGGGATGGCCGCCGCGCGCGATGCCCGCGGGGGGACGGAAAAGATCGTTGCCGTGATCGGCGATGGTTCACTGACCGCCGGTCTGGCGTTTGAGGCACTGAATCAGGCCGGGGATCTCGACAAGGATATTATCGTCATCCTCAACGATAACGAAATGTCGATTTCTCCCAATGTCGGCGCGATTTCTTCTTTTTTGAATCGCAAACTGACCTCCGATCTCTTTATTCGTTTGCGTCACGAAGCGGAGAGTTTTCTCACCAGTGTTCCCCGCTTCGGCAAGGACCTGCTCGGTGTCGCGCGTCGCGCCGAAGAAGCACTCAAGGGATTTCTTACGCCGGGGATGCTGTTTGAAGCGTTCGGCTTCGATTACGTCGGGCCGCTTAACGGACATAATCTCGATGAATTGCTGGAGACACTCGGCAACGTCTCCAAATTAAAAGGTCCGCGCCTGGTTCATGTCATCACCAAAAAAGGGAAGGGGTATGCCCCCGCCGAGAAAAATCCTCCGATCTTTCACGGTGTCGGCCCGTTTGACCGCGAGACGGGGGTGGTCAAAGAGACCAAGGGCGGGGCGCAAAGTTACACTGCGGTTTTCGGTGACACCCTGGTTAAACTGGCGGAGCACGATCAACGTATTGTCGCCATTACTGCCGCGATGCTCGAAGGGACCGGGCTGAAACCGTTTGCCGAACGGTTTCCGGAGCGTTTTTTCGATGTCGGGATTGCCGAACAGCACGCTGTGACATTCGCTGCCGGACTGGCGGCCAACGGGATGCGCCCGGTGGTGACCATTTACTCGACCTTTTTGCAGCGGGCGTACGACAACGTGTTGCATGACGTTTGTCTGCAAAAACTGCCGGTCACTTTTGCCATGGATCGCGGCGGGCTGGTCGGTGCTGACGGCCCGACCCATCACGGGGTTTTTGACCTTTCTTTCCTGCGGCACATGCCGAATATGGTCCTCGCCGTGCCACGCGACGAAGTAGCACTACGCAGGATCATGGCGACCGCGCTCGAAAGCGACGGACCTTTCGCCTACCGCTACCCGCGCGGCACCGTCCGCGGACTGGAGCTCCCGGCGGCGATTGAGCCGCTGCCGATCGGGCGTGGTGAAAAATTGCGCGACGGCGATGACGGGGTGATTTTCGCCGTCGGCTCGCTGGTCAGCGAGGCGTTGGCCGCTGCCGAACAACTGGCGACCGAGGGGATCCATTTTGCGGTGGTCGATCCCCGTTTTATCAAACCGCTCGACCGGGAATTGTTGCTGGCTGAAGGGCGACGCGTTGCAACCGTGGTGACCCTTGAGGAGAACGCCATTCAGGGTGGTTTCGGTTCAGCTGTACTGGAACTCTTCGCCGCGGCCGGTCTTACCCCGCACGTCCTGACGCTGGGGATTCCGGATACATTTGTCGAGCAAGGGACCCAGGCCGAGTTACGCGCGCTGTTGCAGATTGACGCTGCCGGGGTAGCAGCACGGATTCGGGCGTTTGCGGGACAAGCGGTCGGTGACGATATTGCTGTTCCGGCCCGAGGATGAGGTCGCGGAGGAGGGCGTAGATGCGCTGTCACGAGGTTGATTACACCATGAATTGATGGCGCGTTGCAGCGTCAGAAGCATGCGAAGGAGTTGAATCTTATGGCACAGACCGCTTTGATTACCGGCGCGACTTCAGGATTTGGCGCGGCCTGCGCCCGCCGCTTTGTCCGTGAGGGGTGGCAGGTGATCATCGTTGGCCGCCGGACCGAACGGCTGGAGCAGTTGCGGGATGAATTGGGGGAGGCGGTCACTGCGGCCATTCCCCTCGATGTGCGCGACCGCCAGGCGGTGACAGCGGCGCTGGCACGACTCGACAATGTCGATCTGCTCCTCAACAATGCCGGCCTGGCGCTGGGGCTGGAACCGGCCTGGGAGGTTGACCTGGACGATTGGGAGACAATGGTCGATACCAATATCAAGGGGGTTATGTACTGCACCCGCGCCATTCTGCCAAAAATGGTCGCGCGCAATCGCGGGCACATCATCACCATCGGCTCAACAGCAGGGAACTGGCCATACCCCGGCGGCAATGTTTACGGCGGCACCAAGGCCTTTGTCCAGCAGTTCTCCCGCAACCTGCGCGCCGATCTGCTCGGCACCAGGGTGCGCGTGACCAATATTGAACCGGGGATGGCCGAGAGCGAGTTTTCCAATGTT encodes:
- a CDS encoding polyprenyl synthetase family protein, with product MDLKTYRAERIALVDAALDQFLPTATHFPGQLHEAMRYSVFAGGKRIRPVLALAACEAVGGEISVALPLACALEMIHTYSLIHDDLPAMDDDDLRRGRPTNHKIFGEATAILAGDALQTEAFALLADEERNAGLSAQQRCAVIELIARSAGAFGMVAGQIADMEAEGHHQVDLPSLEFIHTHKTGKLIVAALQAGALAGGATAAQLTALTRYGEAAGLAFQVADDVLDVIGDQAEIGKDVGSDIARGKATYVALLGLSEARRRADELCQLAIAALQSFGTEAEPLRKIATYMVDRTS
- the dxs gene encoding 1-deoxy-D-xylulose-5-phosphate synthase, whose protein sequence is MMEYLHTLTNPAQLKELKVPELKILAHEIRDEIITTVAINGGHLASSLGVVELTIALHRVFDSPYDKIIWDVGHQAYAHKLLTGRRERFHTLRQLGGISGFPKRAESVHDVFGVGHSSTSISAALGMAAARDARGGTEKIVAVIGDGSLTAGLAFEALNQAGDLDKDIIVILNDNEMSISPNVGAISSFLNRKLTSDLFIRLRHEAESFLTSVPRFGKDLLGVARRAEEALKGFLTPGMLFEAFGFDYVGPLNGHNLDELLETLGNVSKLKGPRLVHVITKKGKGYAPAEKNPPIFHGVGPFDRETGVVKETKGGAQSYTAVFGDTLVKLAEHDQRIVAITAAMLEGTGLKPFAERFPERFFDVGIAEQHAVTFAAGLAANGMRPVVTIYSTFLQRAYDNVLHDVCLQKLPVTFAMDRGGLVGADGPTHHGVFDLSFLRHMPNMVLAVPRDEVALRRIMATALESDGPFAYRYPRGTVRGLELPAAIEPLPIGRGEKLRDGDDGVIFAVGSLVSEALAAAEQLATEGIHFAVVDPRFIKPLDRELLLAEGRRVATVVTLEENAIQGGFGSAVLELFAAAGLTPHVLTLGIPDTFVEQGTQAELRALLQIDAAGVAARIRAFAGQAVGDDIAVPARG
- a CDS encoding SDR family NAD(P)-dependent oxidoreductase, translated to MAQTALITGATSGFGAACARRFVREGWQVIIVGRRTERLEQLRDELGEAVTAAIPLDVRDRQAVTAALARLDNVDLLLNNAGLALGLEPAWEVDLDDWETMVDTNIKGVMYCTRAILPKMVARNRGHIITIGSTAGNWPYPGGNVYGGTKAFVQQFSRNLRADLLGTRVRVTNIEPGMAESEFSNVRFKGDAERAKTVYAGTDPLRPEDIAEVVFFAATLPPHVNINTLELMSINQAWGHLAVHRESHPAPSSGASASADDDSRAG